The following DNA comes from Epinephelus lanceolatus isolate andai-2023 chromosome 1, ASM4190304v1, whole genome shotgun sequence.
aataaaaacaggacaagaataacccagtgacatcacacacgtcattAAAGATGACCATGGATGATTGGTCGTGGGCCATTGTGCAGTCTTtaatgtctgtcggccaagtcataGCACGaatttatgactccacaatcacaTAATCTCACAGAGTGACTGTCAGAACAGATTAAAAcgtcgtgtagtgtgaacccggCATAATACTCTAATACAgcacataaaaatgtcaccCCACAGCCAACAACTTCATAAATAATGAATTGTCTTTCCCCTCAGCGAAACATGGCTACAACTAATTAACTACAGCAAACAAAAACCTTCATTcatgatgtcattatttttacagcTCAACTTGCAGTCTATAAAACACCACGGCTACAAATGAGTGCTGGATTGCTGGATACCAAAGTGATGTCTTTCTAAACTAaccaaaaagatttttttaaaattgtaaccaatttttgtttcctgtttttgctTCTTAAGTgactaaaatattaatttattgtAACTACAATAGCCCTAGATTTCTGTCAGGTATTCAGACTGTGGTGAAGGATGTTGTTTACATTGAATGAATGTGTTCATAATGCAAAACAAGCTGCTTTGATGCACTTAATGACCTTGAAGTATCAGTTTGAAATATGCCGCAGTGGACAAATAATGATGCTgcgatgatgattttttttcccgcAGGTATTCAGGACTTAAACTGTAgtttttaaaggggaacatcACCTAAATTATGTGTTAATTTATTTCTGTGGCCCAGGCTGGTTCAATCAATATaagtgaacatgagctactttctcaaagccagaaaccagagaagtgagTGTCAAACTTGTGATGTGAAGTATGAAGTCTTTTTTagacccaaatgagctttattctactgtagtgttctcagtcCTGAAACAGAAAGTGTACCCATACACTCacaacattcccctgggtgctctcagtgtcatctagaacatctttccctatccattgtctgtggagcagctccagactttatatgATGATGTCATAAATTTCAGTTTTAGCTAGGATCGAGCCGAATACTCGAGAAAAAAAAGGTAGGAGTATCTGGTacagataatgtactttttacaaGTACAAGTATTATCAGAGTAAAAGGTGTCAATATCTTTACTGGTGATGAAGTCAAATCCTCATTTAGGTGTTTAAATCTCTTTCTCTTGTGATCAAAAATGATCTGAACACAGTCCTGGGATTGTTCTGTAAATggcttttaaataaaaaatgaataaattaacaaCTTCTGATCAACCAATCAATTTCAGGCCTAAAAGAAAAACTTCTGGTTAGCCCCACCCACTTCTGGTTTAAACGATCCaggatatagatacagataatggtgtactaGCTCATTCCTAGTTTGAGCACTCTAGTTTTGGGATTTGTGCGGGAGTTTTTCGTGTTTAccattttttttgtactgtttttAGGCCAGTAGTTCCCAGCTGGttcagccacggggtccagatttctccttagtcattagttcaaggtccacagagTTGAATAAATGCAGTGCCATACTTCCATTCGTCCATGTCGTTGAGtaagtttgctgtctctgtcaagtagctgtctgctATTTGCTCACTctccagcaggaaacagcacttcaaaataaaagctctgtgctggaaattcactgcacttaaaaataaaatgtcttttacaaacttgacacattcacaagtcacttgcggtccatatCGACTGAACCTGTGACCCACTTATAGACCACGACccactagttgggaaccactgtcctagaccataggaatacatgtatatgtgtatgtatgaatTTGTTAATTCCTCAGgaacaacagaaatcaatctTTGTCTTGTATCCATCATGTTTGTTGGGTTCTACTTGCATGTGCCAATGCCTTAATTCCAATAAACTGGAACCACAAGAGACGTAGCGTGTTAGCATTATTGTAACACAATGAACTATATTGACATTAAGCTCAAAGGatagatgaggctgatgaagtctagctgaggctgatgaagTATAGATGAGGCTGATTAAGTATAGATGAGGCCGATGAAGTCtagctgaggctgatgaagtatagctgaggctgatgggggGCAGGTGAATCTAACAGGATAGCTGAAGCAGTTGAGATAAGCCTGACAAAGTATAAAGTTAAGCTAACGTAGAGATGAGCCGTACTGAATAAGCTGACTCTGAGACGTCCTAAAATGGCCGATGTGTCCATTAAAAACTGGTTTTGAAGGTTGAGATGGATCTTCCTCAGTTCTGAAAAACATCCTTGCTGTATAAAAATAGTATTTAGTTGTAGGCTTTATGGTGGAAATCATTATACCAGTGTACTTTACTGTCACAATATTGACGTTATTGGGTACATATGAATAACTGTGTCCAATCAAATCCATTGAACATTTTCACTCTAGTTTATTAGCATTCTCTTGTACAACTTTACATTAGTATGACAGTTTCattataacaaaataaacataaaaggCAGATAAATCATTTAGTGCAATGACAGTAAATGAAAACCACTGAGTGCAGATACATGGTGCATTTAAATACTGCTGAACAACTACAGTCTCAAGAACCTCACAAGCATCATTGGACACGTTCCAGATCACCTTTAATGTCTTCAGTTTGCAGATCCCTGACCAGCTGAAGCAGTGTTTCACTAAAAAGGCAATAAACCAATCAACCGTAATAATACGAATGGGATGTCCGAGTATTCAGTTCCTAAAAAGGCAAAAACGACTTCTCTCAACATGTCAACTGACCTGACTATTTCTAGTTGACTGGTTGTTGTGCCGTACAATGTAGGTGACCTCGAACTAAATCGATAATTCTGCAGATTTTCTGTTAAGCAACATACATCATAAAAATTACAGACGACCCCGATTCACCATCTTAGAATGAAGTGCTCTGACAAACTATTCGCTATGTATTTACTGATAAGACTTGGCTATTCAGGCAAGTGCCACACCACTAAAACCTAAGCGATCCCCTATTACTATAAAAATGTGATTGAGTGAAAATGACTGGAACGTTGGAATGAGCTGGACCGTCTCTGAAATGTGTATGCTAAGCAATTCAACTaactaaatggcatgtgttAAAGCTAAATtcatgtttaaaacaaaaaccttgGATAGTATGAGTTTGAAGGCTCAGgtgctttcttttcttcctgAGATGAGCACCCTTACATCAGGAGTGAGAAAAGCACCTATCTAAATAATCCTTCAGTGATTTTGTAAAACTAATGCCGTCAGTGCAAACTGGGCCCCCCACTGTGCCAACCCAAAGAGTATCTACTTCATTTACTTGCTGTTTATCCCAGCTCTGATATTTTCTGTTACTAGGCATTAAGTGAGTGTGTTGCTGAAATATGAGGAGAGAGTTAATCATCTACTCCAGAAAAAGTGACGCAGAAAACATATGCTAGTCATCAGGCGCcatgaaacacagacacatttttaagGTTGTGCTACCCAACAATTCAATGAGTAAAAAACTGGAGAGCAATTTCGATATGGTCGAGTTTTTACTTCCTGGACATTGAAAGTTGTACTCTATTCTGCAGCCTATTCCTCAGATGTTCAGGGATACAAAATGGTGTCTCAGGCTACAATGTTAACAATAacattttgtttaaaacttCCTACAGGTGACTTTAGCTGACCGCAACCATGAGCCAGAATTAAAATATATAGTCAAGGGTGGCAACTGTTGACGtgttttaaaggtatactatgcaagaTTTTCCTGccatagtctggcaacctgtccgtgatgtaccccgcctcttgcccaatgtcagctgggataggctctgcCCCCACGCGACCGCTAACAGGATacgcggttacagaaaatgaacgaataaatgaagaaaaaaaaacgttcTCTGCCTGTATTCTtaatttttttgctgttgtcaggACATTTTTGGGCGTGTAGCCCTCTGCCAAAAACAGcacaggtgaggttgggactttataaaaatgtaGCAGCATCTATAGTAGGAGGAAGctacaaaagaaagaaaaaatgcaaatgtagtGAGGCAGAACGCCAAGCAGACAAAGCTTGTCCCAACTagtgtgaatctggggttggctttcacatTGTAGGAGAAGATGGGGATGAAGAGGTACGCAGAGTTGGCCTGTTTTGTGTTTGAAAGGTAGCATAAAGGTAGTGAACACCGatggttagcttagttagctcgCCAAAGTTTAGGCTTCTCCACTGCAACAAATGTAACGTTCCTACAATGGTACAGTAGATTGCAGTGTAAGTACAAGCACTGTAGGGGGGAGGGGACAAGTCTGATTGTTGTGTTTACGATAGTAACCAATAATtcttgcatagtatacctttaaagatACTCAACCCCAGAAAGAAAGATACTTTTCTTGACTAAAAAGGTTTATTCGAACAACTTTAAAGAGGACAAAATGaactaaaacataataaaatgacAACCTTAAAAAGTGCCTGTGTGTCATGAGCGTATCTCTTTACAGCCGCTAACATACCTATAAATTAATAAACTGTAAATCATACAAAGAGAGGGTTCTAACAATCCTCGATTTGGTCTCAGTCCAGGTATCAAATAGATAACAAATGGGTTGCGACCACGCGACcgaacaaacacacatacacacacactctcatacaTTCACTCCAGCTCTCTTAATTGGCAGCAGTTTCAAGTGTAGTGAGTCCACCAAGCTTTCAGCATAAATCTCTGTGAGCATAACTCAATACCAGATAATAccaaatataaataaactttgATAATGACACCGTCAGTAATAGTTCTTAGAAAAACAGTCTCTTCATTATACAGGATGGACGCTTCATTTCAGAACACCAGCAGTTGTTGCTGTTACACTGGTGCACGCTCTTTAGGAGTCATTAAAAGGACCTTCAGCTGGAGCCTGAGAAGCCCTACATAGGATGTAAAGACGCATCCTAGGAGACGAGAGAGGAGCGTTAACTGGTTCAGTTTACAGAGCAGACTCCAGACAGTGTTATCGACTGCAAGGTTTGTGGTTTCATTAATTAAAGGGTTCTTGGAAACAGACCCACCAGCTAGATACAGTCAAGCACAGATACGGTGGAGTGCTGGCGTTAAAGAGGAGCAGTTCAAGGAAACAGGTCCAGCTTAGGGGCCCACTCCAGGGCAGTGTTGACCACAGCGAGAGCCGCTGCCCCTAAAGCCACGGTGAGACCCATGACGGCCAGTCGAACAAACCGCCGTGCTGCTGAAGGTTGAGCCACTGCCACTACCGCGTTCGCAGCCGAGCTCTCCAGCGCGGCCTGTTTCTGTCTGCGTCGGCGACGGAGAACAGAGTCTGGCCGCTGTTGCGTGGACGCAAGGTCAAAGTCCTTAAAGGTAGAGGCTGCCATGCTTAGGAGGAAACGAGACAGATACATAGAGAGAgaccaagacagacagaaaataaaagtgttaATTAAAAAGCAGTGAGCAACCGGAGCTGAGAAGTacaagaaagtgaatgtgaataTTACTGCGTTTAAGTCAGGGTGCAAACGTAGTGGCAGAGAAATGACAGGTAGCATCTGTGAAGCCAAGGTGAAAACCCTAAGGAGTTGAGTACCTGTCATGTGAAGCAGCCTCTCTGGCCAGTTCAGAAGGAGGGAACTGGACAAAGAGGTCTCCTGCTCGACTGATGAGTGTCTCATAGGGCAGATCCTGAGGAATCTGAGACAGCAGATGATGAACCATGGCCATATCGCACTCACACTCCAACACTTCCTCTTCTCTGTACAGTACAATCTGCAACGCAAGCACCAATAACACATACTGGCACATGTATTATTACACTTCAGAACACCTTTACCTCTTTAAATGCAGGAAAAGTTAGGGAGTAATCGCATCCTGGCAACCTATACGGTGTCATCACACAACTCTCACAACTCTCGCATTCTAACAATTCTGCACAATATGTCTTCAAGCAATCACAAAGGCTTCTTGCACAGTGAAACTACTATGTGAGGTATGTAAAGCCTCAAGCAAAGAAGAACAACAGGGTAAAGGGTAACTCTTGGCTTCTGACTCATACATCAATAAATGTAGCTCTTACAAATGCTCTGGCCTATAATTAACTCAGCAGACTGGGCTGCACTGCTGTAAATGAAAGCTGCGTTTCTAAATCAGTCCGTCTGAACTGCAAACTAAGAGTGCTGATTATAGGAATCTCACCACAGCAGCAAAATAGATGGGCATCAGTGGATGGCAGGCCAGGAAGAAGTCATACAACCGGACGACATGGCGGAAGTCTGACAGGACGTGGCCGAACCAGGTGATCAGCCAGCTGAGAGCGAAGACGGTCCCCACTTCAGCCCTGAGAATCAATCGATACATGAGATATTAGCTTTAACATCAGCGCACAAAACTGTAATGTGCACCTATGCTCCACTTCAGCGACAACTATAGCATTCATTATTAAAAATTGGGATGCTAATGGATCTGGAAATGAAAGATATAGCGGACAGCAGCGATGTTAGCCCTCCGAGGGAAGGACTTAACAGCCTGTGTTGTTAAGTCTTTAAAGACGTAACTTGAGCTGTCATAATAGGATCAGTATGCTGTAAGTGCACAGTCACCCTTCTCTTTCACTTGCAATAGTACCATCTTTTGATGTGTGCATGCTGAGGTTTAACATTAACCTTGTTTAAAACACTTCAGACAGAAGCAAACTAAAAGATGTATTCATTTAGGACAGCGGACACTGGTGGGAACAATTTGTAGAGCAGATATAAATGGTATTACATTTCATAACCGTAGGGAAAGCTGTGTTGGGTATGGGGCCTTTTAATATTCTTACCATTCTGCCTTAATTATAGCAGCCTTACGCTTCCAATTATGTTCACACTGCGTATAAAATGGGGGTGGATTTTTCATTTTGGAGAGATTCATATCTCAGAGACGGATAGTAATTTGATTTGGCCTGTTAGCAGTAAAACAGCTGAGTCTTACTGTTGCATGAAGTCGTGCACCTCAGGGTTGACCCTCTCGATGATGGGCATCAAATAGTTGagaatgtgttttgtgttgtccaTGGTAGGATCCATGAAATCCCTGAAAACGAGGATAAAACAGAGCGTTTCAGAGTGCACAATAGACCACTGTTGCCAGAGGAGAACGGGGGAGGAAGGGTATTTTCTATTCTGACATTTGGATGCTTAACAGAGGAAGGCAAACTGAGGAAAAAGGAGGCAGAGTCAGTGTTTCCAAGGGGTTGGAATTACCTGCCAGCACAAAAATGGTCTACTACATGTCCCAAATGACGAATAAGTGAGTAAAAGAGCTTGCGTATATGCAAGAAGTACCTGAGGTGGTGTGTGGAGAGCTTTTCCACAAGAGCAGTTGCAAGGCGCTCTCCCAGGACCAATAGGAAGGTGACAACAATGTCATGGTATCCTTGGTAGTAGTGCAGCTGGGGATTGCGTTTCAGAACTAGGAGGATGATGTCAATTAGCTCTTCCTGGAGACCCTCCCTCTGCTCATCTGGCATACCTATACAAGTCCATCCAACATGAAATACAGTTGTTAGTTTATATAGGTTTTCGGTATGCTACTACATCACTCTGTGAATAATAAATATCAGAGCTGTAGCAATACCCATTCAGTCATGATGTGTTCATGAAAAAACTGATTCAAACAGAAGATAATCCGAGTATCTTTATTTGACAGCCTGGGTATTGGCAGTGGTGACATGGACTGGCAAGGATTCCAGTAGTGCAGAGTTCACAGAATGTTTGCAATCTAAAAAGCACTCTCCTGAAATTTTGTCTGTGTGCCAAGTTGACAAACAGCAAAAAGTAGCAGTGACAGCAAGTCGTCACAAGGCTTTGACGTTGCATTGATCTGGAGGATAataaatttagttttttttaaaggtgagTGATCTGCAGAGGCAAATGGAAGGCTTTATCAAAGAGATAAAATTACTCTGTTAATACTAAGTCTCAAAAACACTGCATTTGTCATTTATGTTGAACTCAGTGTAATACCACTAATTATCAAGTTCCAATTGAAAATGAACATCTCTACCCCTGAGGAAACTAGTTTTCTTTCTGGTTCAAAGACAGTGTAGAAATTATAAGTGACAATACAGGATATTCAACACATTTGTAAGTCAGAACTTCTAGATTTGAAGCTCATAGAGCTGGGTATCGTTTTAAAAATAATACGATATCAgcaccagtacccttaaagtgataccaacACAAAAaatagagtacttcatttgCTACCTATTCTTACTACTTTATTTGATACGGTCATGCAAATGAAAGCATTCAGTTGCGTAAAATGCCACCAGACAAAACAGGCGTGTAGTATAGCTCTACTTTCAAACGTTTTAATGGCATGTCAGCATGCTCAACCATCAACACTGCCAAATACACCACGCTCGACTTGACCAGACCACAGAATGAAAAGGTTAtagctgctgcagtagtgcGCCAATCACACGTGGCATTAAATCGAAGAACGCTTGCGTTGCTTGGCTAcgagcaaaaccatacaaacagtttgtttttttccttctagATCTGGatacaaaaaggatcaaatgtaGGTCTTGTTTGACGGGGGAAGTTTTGATACTACTTGGTGCACCACAGCTGGGTTATGTGTGTTCATCTGTGGGTGTATCAGTGTCATGGGTGTAACACTCCATCGATCTGGATCGATATCTCAATTCAATGATCAATGATCAAATATCATCGACGCAAAGTGGAAATATCGATCGATAACGTCATCTCTAGGATACGCattcattttgaaagtctgtcatcgtcaaacagcagcagcagccgagagaaagatgatgaggatgataATGTTATTTACTCGCTATTTACTAGCTACTGTCAGTGGAGTTAGTTTAAGATAATATTTCCTGCACTTACAAGTTTAAAATTACTTAAAGTATTTGTATTGTTTGATCTTTTTTGGCCAAAGGCAAAAAAGAAAGGGATAGCATCCTCTTTTGTAACCTGTTGCGTTTATATAGGCAGATGATATCGTCTCATATtgatcacaggcccctgaatcaCATCGAATCCAAACtgtatcgtggcagactttgaGATACCTGCAAATATcgtattgttgtccaaagaatcaatatgaTATAGTATCATGATTTACACCCCCAATCAGTGTTATACACTTAAATATACACAGCAAGGCTGCATGAAACAGTTCTCTGTGCAGGTATGGGTTCTACTCACCAGGTGGGAACCTTCGGAGCGAGCGCTGGACGTCCAGCAGCACCTGGTTGTAGTCCTTGTTATTCTCCCGCTCCACCCTTTCTGTAACAGacatgtcaccatcagcattgCCACACacttgtcaaatactgtatgtgtgggAGAGCCTACACCTGCTTGGGCTCTGTTTATTAACATGAGTCATGCATATTGGGAAAGGGAACTCTGTGCAAGGGCAAGGGCAATTAGTAGTCTGCATTGCTCTGTTTGTGCATGAGTAGCTGACATAATACCTGGCTCTTGCTCCAGGACTTGAGGAGGGACGTTGAGAAGCCGAGGCCAGACTTGACAGCGTATCTCATCAGTCAGCAGACCTCCTTCACTAATGGCCATCCTCCTCAGAGCTGCCACATCCACTGGATTCACACTGAGGGCCTGTGTGATGTCCGCGATTTTCCTCTTCCGCCTGGTGTCCCAGtctgagacacacaaacaccgaGTCCgagcagccagttagcctgTGCTCACTTTGATCTTGACCAACTGAAGAACAATTAACGGTAACACTACATGCAGCTACCAGCAGGCAATACATTTGCGGTGGTTGTGGATGACAACTCCAGTTACAGATACAGGCGATCACGTTTTAGACATTATACAGTCTTTGGAGGCTGCTCACGCTGCTGAAACACCCCAAACATCTCATCTCCCACAATGAATACAATGAAGACAGCTAACTAACTCAGCGACATGCCGTAACGTTACTCACCATTACCTTGCTTCCCATTCACAGGTGACGAGGCACCTCCACTTCTGGATTTACTCATATTTTCCTCCACTTCTTGATGTGTCCTTGTTAGATTGCATTACTGtccatcctctctttcttgGCTAACCTTGATTTAGCCCTCTGTGGCTGCCAACTGGAAGCTAGCTGTCTAATTAGCAAGGCCAGCCTTCACACAAACACGGCCCGATAGTTAGCTAGCTACTCAGTGTTAGCTTATTATCAAGCTAACACTACGTTACAGCGCCCCGGTTCCGAAACGGCTACTTCCAGCGACACAGCCATCGTTGTCCGGATTACTGTCAATGTGGTCAACAACTAGGAGACGCTGTTTAATGGCAATGCGTTTAAAGCGGTGAGAGGGCTACATGTTTACAATGACGGAAGCCGCAGACAGGATACATCAGCTTTAGCTAGCCTCCCTTCTCAGACAGAATGATGACGTAGGCCACGATGATTGTGATGGGAGGTGACGACGAGGAGGCGTCTACCTCCTGGGTGTGTCTATCCCATATCCTTAGAAAAGAAACTTAAAACATACGTGTTGACATATATGTTAATTCTAGTCAAGATTGAAAATAACATAGTATATCATGaaacttttttaattttgtaaagTTCCGCACTCATAACAGGAAATAGTCATAAACCAAACCGACTTTCTTGCACTTTATTAATAAATTTCAACAATATGGCAACATTTgatcaaatattcagaatataAAAGCTATTATAAGGCATATTTCTCTCTCCTGTCTCGCCTATAAACTCAATGGTAACTGAATTAGCCGTTAAAGCGCTTCCGTTGGTCACTTGATCCACTTGAACGGCTGACAAAGAACGTAGGGCAACTGAACTGATCGTGACGTCGACAACAATAGTGGCATCTCACATCGTATGTGTATCACTCCGCCAAACTTAATCATAACTCCCAATACCTGCACGACTCTCAATACGTGCGCGATATTAAATAGCTCCAAATTTAACGTAAAGcgcaaaataaaatatgaatgttGCTAACATTAAATTAACTAGATGCAAAATAATGCACAGTGAAAGACAAGACAGCTACTGGACACTGGACAACAACAATAAGCAGTTAAAAATAACTATGTTTTTGCAGATAGATATCAATTGATGGTTGATTGATTAatctattttcatttatttaacctttatttaaccagaaaaaactCTTGACATAAGTTACGGGCAGACGGCATAGAACAagaatacagaataaaaatatacagctctaaaacaagcaacaTAAAATAAGATTACtccaaagaaaagccaaaaagtatgttaataaaacaagcaacataatcagaatcagaatcggttttattgccaagtacgttttcacatacaaggaatttggcTTGGTAATTGGtgcataacaaaaaaatataaaatatttttttaaaaaaagagtaaaggtataaaaaggaaatactataacaattaaataaaatctgagtgcaaataatgtaataataataataataataataataatagtaatctAAAAAATATGTACACTGTACACATGAATAAGGTGCCCAAGTGTGCAAATAACAGTTGTGCAAAATaagattactacaaagaaaagccaaaaaaagaGTGTTAATAAACACTAAAAACAGCAACTGCACATGATGACAAAGAGAAGCTAAGACACACCCTGACATGGCATATAAAAAAATCCTCCTATTGATTAACTGACTGATGTATGTCCTTtctgacagcagacattttgccTCGTCATCATAGGTAAAGCACAGGTGTTTCCACTGACACTAATGGCTATGTTGCgttcaagtgtcccagtgaaagtgaaaatggGCCAGCATACATAGCGCCAGGAGcctgaaatcaaagcagctaaGTGGAATAAGTGGACTACCTCGTGCATTAATAACCATATTAATACCCACAGTCCAGTAACATCCAGTGTAATGTCAGGAGCCATTTTGCTGAAAAGGAAACtacaagtacattttgctgataatacctCCATACAGGATTTAAATGGGGTGAAGGTGAGTTAACtccacacatgcactgcaggcACAGATACTAAACTTGTCATAGCATGTTGTGTTCACAGGTGATAAACAGTTGTCTGTGAGTCATAAATAATTACATGTTGGACCATGACTTATGGGTGTGATGAGCTTGTTCTGATGAAACGAAAACGAAACAGACACTGAGCATTTAAATAGCTGCTTCCTGGACTGAGCAGTGAGAGCAGCGGCTACAGCTgaggcagagaaacacagagagccGAGCTGATGTCATGATAACAAACAGGCCTGATCCAGTTTGCTTTATGTAGGTGGATACATTAAATGGCGAGTGGATTTCAGTCTGGGTGAGTCACATCTCTCTGTTATTGTTTATGTTGCGTTTAGGGAGCGGTAGGACGGTAGAGACAGCTGGCTGAATTATtaggaaatatatttttttttaaatatataagattaaaaaaaatcaaaaaagcaCTCTGAATATAACGATCTGGGcccacaataaataaaaaaaaaatcaaaagtatCGAGTATTTAATGTGATACACttagattaaataaataaatgatgaattAAAATGCGCTGTGCATGAACTACCTTGTCGGGTAAGCACCATACATGTAAGGTTTTCAGTTGTTTCATCAGATCCGTGACAAGCAGTTTGTGGTTTGAAGCTCTCATCCgatttctggtgaaaagaaaccaaCACTCCCAGCTAACATCTGTCCTGCACCCAGTAGGGGGCGCACTCCTGCCGCTGGTGAAGGCACTGCAGCTGTAAACAATGTCCACTCTCAAACAGCATTAGAATAAAAGATGTATTTGAATTAAAAATGCCACATATATTAGAGTTAAATTCTAATGTCACACGAAATAACATTGTGATAAGAATAGAGACAGACAAGCAGGAAGAATGGATGCTTTGTTTCCTCTGAGGTTATAAACATTGGAATCCCCCCTTCTTATCTGACTCCAACTCTTCCTGTGACCTTGCAAATCATACTGATAATAGTGGGAAACATGAACAGAGCAAAGTGCATGATATTGAAAGACCTAGAGCCATTTTGGGGCTGCCTGAGtcgcctttatttatttattttgattttctaaCTCTAGCAGTCAGCATTACGTGccatacatcattttattcagAGGAACCTGAAGTTTCAGTCTAACGCATTTAAAGTGACAATTTTACTTTAACTTTGTCTGATAATGGATAAATTTAacataatttaaataaaaaaatgccatttttttgtgctgtgaatttaatttgatttaattcaattttccattatcttattttgttttttgttaagaTGTTTTGGACTTCCAAATGAATTTTTGCTAACACATAACCTTCCCTTAGCAAGTTACAGCCATTTATCATAAGATTATCCTTTCTGACTGTGTAGATGTGTAAAAGAAAAGTACAGAGAGTAAATAGAAAGGCTCTCATATTTAACAGTACAGATGACACTGAAgcaaaagtgattttttttttttaatcagagaAAAATATTATCAATTGAACATGAACATCAAATACAAACCGTGCAACAAACAGTGAAATTGTCTCCACTGTCTATACGCATAGAgagaaatgtgcaacaaaatACATCCAGGG
Coding sequences within:
- the tbc1d20 gene encoding TBC1 domain family member 20 isoform X3 yields the protein MSKSRSGGASSPVNGKQGNDWDTRRKRKIADITQALSVNPVDVAALRRMAISEGGLLTDEIRCQVWPRLLNVPPQVLEQEPERVERENNKDYNQVLLDVQRSLRRFPPGMPDEQREGLQEELIDIILLVLKRNPQLHYYQGYHDIVVTFLLVLGERLATALVEKLSTHHLRDFMDPTMDNTKHILNYLMPIIERVNPEVHDFMQQAEVGTVFALSWLITWFGHVLSDFRHVVRLYDFFLACHPLMPIYFAAVIVLYREEEVLECECDMAMVHHLLSQIPQDLPYETLISRAGDLFVQFPPSELAREAASHDRMRLYILCRASQAPAEGPFNDS
- the tbc1d20 gene encoding TBC1 domain family member 20 isoform X1, which encodes MSKSRSGGASSPVNGKQGNDWDTRRKRKIADITQALSVNPVDVAALRRMAISEGGLLTDEIRCQVWPRLLNVPPQVLEQEPERVERENNKDYNQVLLDVQRSLRRFPPGMPDEQREGLQEELIDIILLVLKRNPQLHYYQGYHDIVVTFLLVLGERLATALVEKLSTHHLRDFMDPTMDNTKHILNYLMPIIERVNPEVHDFMQQAEVGTVFALSWLITWFGHVLSDFRHVVRLYDFFLACHPLMPIYFAAVIVLYREEEVLECECDMAMVHHLLSQIPQDLPYETLISRAGDLFVQFPPSELAREAASHDSMAASTFKDFDLASTQQRPDSVLRRRRRQKQAALESSAANAVVAVAQPSAARRFVRLAVMGLTVALGAAALAVVNTALEWAPKLDLFP
- the tbc1d20 gene encoding TBC1 domain family member 20 isoform X2 encodes the protein MSKSRSGGASSPVNGKQDWDTRRKRKIADITQALSVNPVDVAALRRMAISEGGLLTDEIRCQVWPRLLNVPPQVLEQEPERVERENNKDYNQVLLDVQRSLRRFPPGMPDEQREGLQEELIDIILLVLKRNPQLHYYQGYHDIVVTFLLVLGERLATALVEKLSTHHLRDFMDPTMDNTKHILNYLMPIIERVNPEVHDFMQQAEVGTVFALSWLITWFGHVLSDFRHVVRLYDFFLACHPLMPIYFAAVIVLYREEEVLECECDMAMVHHLLSQIPQDLPYETLISRAGDLFVQFPPSELAREAASHDSMAASTFKDFDLASTQQRPDSVLRRRRRQKQAALESSAANAVVAVAQPSAARRFVRLAVMGLTVALGAAALAVVNTALEWAPKLDLFP